The Humulus lupulus chromosome 3, drHumLupu1.1, whole genome shotgun sequence genome window below encodes:
- the LOC133823416 gene encoding uncharacterized protein LOC133823416, which translates to MNSLPLSSSLCLSPSSISQVPPYRQIQPHNIRTNRHNQQHYHLHCPSLAHPLISHKSLQIRQSSIGETISPNEGAIPVMEFEDFVEKDWSFLDSDDLICSQDYNHKLNRIIASGEIENSSRVMVSAAAEGFVDQLVDSSPCNLLLVVHDSLFVLAGIKEKYDKVKCWQGELVYVPEKWAPLDVVFLYFLPALPFSFDQVLGAVAKHCSPGARLVISHLQGREGLEQQRKQFSNVIVSDLPEKSALQKAASDHFFDLIEFVDDPEFYLAVLKFNSAS; encoded by the exons ATGAATTCTCTCCCTTTATCTTCCTCCCTCTGCCTGAGTCCATCATCTATCTCCCAGGTCCCACCTTATCGTCAAATACAACCTCATAATATTCGCACCAACCGCCATAATCAACAACATTATCATCTTCATTGCCCTTCTTTAGCTCACCCTTTGATTTCTCACAAATCACTACAAATTCGACAGTCATCCATTGGCGAAACAATTTCTCCAAATGAAGGAGCAATACCTGTAATGGAATTCGAAGACTTTGTCGAAAAAGATTGGTCTTTTCTTGATTCAGATGATCTCATTTGCAGTCAAGATTACAACCATAAACTTAATCGGATTATAGCCTCCGGAGAGATTGAAAATAGTTCAAGAGTAATGGTTTCTGCTGCTGCTGAAGGATTTGTGGATCAGTTGGTTGATTCTTCACCTTGCAATCTCTTGCTTGTCGTCCATGATTCTCTTTTTGTGCTAGCTGGAATTAAAGAGAAGTACGACAAGGTTAAGTGTTGGCAAGGAGAACTCGTATATGTACCAGAAAAATGGGCTCCTTTAGATGTTGTGTTTCTCTACTTTCTTCCTGCCTTGCCCTTTAGCTTTGACCAAGTGTTGGGTGCAGTAGCAAAGCATTGTTCTCCAG GTGCAAGATTGGTCATTAGCCATCTACAAGGAAGAGAAGGACTAGAGCAACAGAGAAAACAGTTCTCAAATGTAATAGTATCTGACTTGCCTGAGAAGTCAGCTTTACAGAAAGCTGCATCTGATCATTTTTTTGATTTGATTGAATTTGTGGATGATCCTGAATTCTATCTTGCTGTTTTGAAGTTCAACAGTGCAAGCTAA